The bacterium DNA window AGGGTTTGGACGGCAAAGTTGCCTAGACCCACGATGACCTGAGGTTGAATGATCTCGATCTGGCGGAGCAGGAAGGGCTCGCAGGTGGTGATCTCGTCGGGCGCCGGGTTGCGGTTCTCGGGCGGGCGGCATTTGACGACGTTGGCGATGTAGATGTCCTCGCGCTTGAACTTCATCGCCTCGATGATCTTGGTCAGGAGCTGGCCGGCTCGGCCGACGAAGGGCTCGCCCTGGAGGTCTTCGTCACGGCCCGGGGCCTCGCCGACGAACATCAGGTCAGCCTGGGGGTTGCCGACGCCGAAGACCAGCTTGGTGCGCTTCTCGCAGAGCCGGCAACGGCGGCAATCCTCGCCGATCTCGGCTCGGAGCTCGGCCAGCTTGGCTTGGGAGAGCTTGAGCTCGCCCTTGTCGCGCGGAGCCTCGGTTTTGGCGGGAGCTTCTCGGATGGCCATGGTTTCGGTCCTTGGAGCCGGGGCCGGCTTGGCCTCGACCGCCTCCTCCAGCGCCGAGAAACGCGCGGGAATCTCGCGCTCGCCGGCCAGGTAAAGAGCCTCCAATTTTTTTCTAGCCAAGT harbors:
- a CDS encoding uracil-DNA glycosylase → MKTEDLARKKLEALYLAGEREIPARFSALEEAVEAKPAPAPRTETMAIREAPAKTEAPRDKGELKLSQAKLAELRAEIGEDCRRCRLCEKRTKLVFGVGNPQADLMFVGEAPGRDEDLQGEPFVGRAGQLLTKIIEAMKFKREDIYIANVVKCRPPENRNPAPDEITTCEPFLLRQIEIIQPQVIVGLGNFAVQTLLQTESKITGLRGRFHPWPSAVVKEKFATSLPEGSIGLMPTYHPAFLLRNPSMKRPVWEDMQKVMERLGKK